The following coding sequences lie in one Chloroflexota bacterium genomic window:
- a CDS encoding GDP-mannose 4,6-dehydratase, which translates to MKALITGISGFVGSHLAEYLLQNRPWKVAGTVYGPAGNIAHIQSQLELYPLDLTDAEAVARLVEQTKPDCIFHLAAQPVVHLSRKDPWFTLSNNIRAQLNILEAMVRAKSQARLLVIGSSEEYGLVYPDEVPVRETNPFRPMSPYAVSKIAQDMLGLQYFLSDGLDVVRVRPFNHIGPRQGLGFVAPDFAKQIAEAEAGLRAPVIRVGNLRAKRDFSDVRDVVRAYVLLMEKGESGEVYNVGSGQAREIQEVLDVLLSLARVRIGVEQDPERMRPSDIPAVVADCTRLRERTGWEPQIPFEQSLLDVLEYWRRKVVGR; encoded by the coding sequence TTGAAGGCGCTGATAACGGGCATATCCGGCTTTGTCGGCAGCCACCTTGCCGAATACCTGCTCCAGAACCGGCCCTGGAAGGTTGCCGGCACGGTGTACGGCCCTGCGGGCAACATCGCGCACATTCAGAGCCAACTGGAACTGTATCCGCTGGACTTGACGGACGCGGAGGCGGTCGCGCGGCTGGTGGAGCAGACGAAGCCCGATTGCATCTTCCACCTGGCGGCGCAGCCCGTGGTACACCTGTCGCGCAAGGATCCGTGGTTCACGCTGTCCAATAACATCCGCGCCCAGTTGAACATCCTGGAAGCGATGGTGCGGGCCAAGTCCCAAGCGCGCCTATTGGTCATCGGCTCCAGCGAGGAGTACGGCCTGGTGTACCCCGACGAGGTGCCCGTTCGGGAGACGAACCCGTTCCGCCCGATGAGCCCCTATGCGGTGAGCAAGATCGCGCAGGACATGCTGGGCCTCCAGTACTTTTTGAGCGATGGGCTGGACGTGGTGCGCGTGCGGCCGTTCAACCACATTGGGCCGCGCCAGGGTCTGGGGTTTGTGGCGCCCGACTTCGCCAAGCAAATCGCCGAGGCCGAAGCGGGCCTGCGCGCGCCCGTCATCCGAGTCGGTAACCTGCGGGCCAAGCGCGATTTCAGCGACGTGCGCGATGTGGTGCGCGCCTACGTGCTGCTCATGGAGAAGGGCGAGTCGGGCGAGGTGTACAACGTCGGCTCGGGGCAGGCTCGCGAAATCCAGGAAGTGCTGGATGTGCTCCTGTCGCTGGCGCGCGTGCGCATTGGCGTAGAGCAGGACCCGGAACGCATGCGGCCGTCGGATATTCCGGCTGTCGTGGCCGACTGCACGCGCCTGCGGGAGCGCACGGGCTGGGAGCCGCAGATTCCCTTTGAGCAGAGCCTGCTGGATGTGTTGGAGTATTGGAGACGGAAGGTTGTTGGCCGTTAG